One window of the Triticum dicoccoides isolate Atlit2015 ecotype Zavitan chromosome 3B, WEW_v2.0, whole genome shotgun sequence genome contains the following:
- the LOC119276890 gene encoding uncharacterized protein LOC119276890, whose protein sequence is MYELEGQRRACQTPSGRRRPRRLDVARSSEGAVAARLHGCLRPLDSVIRLLPLCLDLQIPASLRRTRSRAAAHHAILPTLRRPCDEVRRRKSCPPEPSVTTASTGVPQWPSASTAPMGAPQWPSAGAGVLLRTADGGAVVRSCSANRRTSHTSARCCARRAPPTGLPCAPTVFSCLRLLAAGALASTMLDKGGLRPPSHPQLHKNTMDAAQAFARPVLQGLLGQTLRDAEGGGQFHHMARGRDLVSTACTGRPAANTTRRRRRISHDGARPETGKKQWTLTTCLLKCPWRKRGKK, encoded by the coding sequence ATGTACGAACTGGAGGGTCAACGACGAGCATGTCAGACTCCCAGCGGAAGAAGACGACCACGACGGCTCGACGTCGCCCGATCCAGCGAGGGAGCCGTCGCAGCGCGTCTCCACGGCTGCCTCCGGCCGCTAGATTCCGTCATCCGCCTTCTTCCCCTCTGCCTCGACCTCCAGATCCCCGCCTCCCTTCGTCGGACCCGTTCCCGAGCGGCCGCCCACCACGCCATTCTTCCTACGCTCCGGCGCCCCTGCGACGAGGTGCGGCGCAGGAAGTCGTGTCCACCTGAGCCGAGTGTGACCACGGCCTCGACGGGAGTGCCGCAGTGGCCGAGTGCGTCCACGGCCCCGATGGGAGCGCCGCAATGGCCGAGTGCTGGAGCTGGTGTGCTGCTGCGCACGGCGGACGGTGGCGCCGTCGTGCGGAGCTGCTCTGCCAACCGCCGCACGAGCCACACCTCAGCTCGCTGTTGCGCCCGCCGTGCGCCGCCCACGGGTCTGCCGTGTGCGCCCACCGTCTTCTCCTGCCTCCGGCTGTTGGCGGCTGGTGCGCTAGCGTCAACGATGCTCGACAAGGGCGGCCTGAGACCACCATCGCATCCCCAACTGCATAAGAACACCATGGACGCCGCCCAAGCTTTTGCGCGACCCGTGCTTCAGGGGCTTCTCGGGCAGACCCTGCGCGACGCCGAGGGAGGCGGCCAGTTCCACCACATGGCTCGGGGACGCGACCTGGTCTCCACCGCGTGTACGGGTCGCCCGGCGGCGAACACAACTCGGCGACGGAGAAGAATCAGTCACGACGGAGCTCGGCCGGAGACAGGGAAGAAGCAATGGACGCTCACAACCTGTTTGTTGAAATGCCCATGGAGGAAAAGagggaagaaataa